Proteins co-encoded in one Arachis hypogaea cultivar Tifrunner chromosome 11, arahy.Tifrunner.gnm2.J5K5, whole genome shotgun sequence genomic window:
- the LOC140173020 gene encoding uncharacterized protein, with product MEKAYNGLETLMVADCDLVEEIFQLSSDENSGLEQTQLKKITLERLPKLKQTWNKDPERALNFGNLEEINVMSCINLESVIPCSIATSCSHLKELRIKWCGSLMEIVALKEEPTCSTIFFEFSHLSTLVLWNLDKLKGFYAGNHTLTCPSLRILDISGCVKLNLYRTLSTSCHQQLPDEEYIISTQQHLVAEEVIPNLEHLRIDEADADNLFQSQNIRSLFNNISFLSLSRYEKEVSTFPDQDVVVTACDRMKYFSEGNTISTPKLRKVLIAENNKEFYWRKNLNDTIKNMFDDKVRSLKNLNLSEHPELKELWYGQLQNNIFNNLKKVVVHKCDFLSDVLFYPNLIDMLVNLEELDVRDCHSLVAVFHIVNSTFSEETKPRKYSLLKKLTLGSLPNLMHIWKEDPSTTLSFQNLCDVSVVDCPSLKSLFPLSVATNMVQLEDLEVLRCGIEEIVDSKREPREMIKFVFPHLRKLWLRNMSKLRTFFSCIYSIQCESLKDLNVFDCPKLRLFQTTYLSCQERTTDEKISIPVHQPLFTVEEVLPNLNALTVNNNDIDVILQSMYSEDQYNKLERLRVTTFENEGATFPYWFFEKAESLESLIVEWSSFIEIFHDQRVASEDGQVTISTQLRNLTLYQLHDLHHICKEGFHIDPILQHLEKIDVDQCSSLINLVPSSVTFTYLTHLEISFCRFTHLTLSDYPELRDFWYGKEYHNLFGNLKSLVPHQTKEIPPIPQALFSIEKLSCNLLEELALNGKDAMMIINGHMEEVKFPKVKFLRMECVHDTQLTCWNDLLEIFPNVVNLQVRTSSVQTLFPVEETAHCNTTIAQQVKELYLNDMEHLKHIWHEDFLSDQLVPRNLESLIIDTCPSMVNVVSYSVSFQNLKELSVENCKGMTHLITSSIAKSLVQLERLFVINCEMIKDVVNVDEEEEAEENIIFENLEYLKLSILNSLRSFCYGKHALIFPSLIEFVVEECPQMEIFSPGSIIAPFLREVEVENKRKRWKDDLNTTIEQLFKEIQALMD from the exons ATGGAGAAAGCATATAATGGTCTAGAAACATTAATGGTTGCTGACTGTGATTTGGTGGAAGAGATATTTCAACTGAGTTCCGATGAAAACAGTGGTCTAGAGCAAACACAACTGAAAAAAATTACTCTAGAAAGATTGCCAAAACTAAAACAAACATGGAACAAGGATCCTGAAAGAGCTCTTAATTTTGGTAATTTAGAGGAAATAAATGTGATGAGCTGTATAAACTTGGAATCGGTAATTCCATGTTCAATAGCCACGAGTTGCTCACATCTTAAAGAACTTAGAATTAAATGGTGTGGAAGTTTGATGGAAATTGTTGCATTAAAGGAAGAACCCACGTGCTCAACTATTTTCTTTGAGTTTAGCCATCTAAGTACTTTGGTGCTTTGGAACTTAGATAAACTGAAAGGATTCTATGCAGGAAATCACACATTGACATGTCCATCTTTGAGGATATTAGATATTTCAGgatgtgtgaaattgaatttGTACAGAACTCTTTCTACAAGTTGCCATCAACAACTTCCAGACGAAGAATACATTATTTCAACACAGCAACATTTGGTAGCTGAAGAg GTAATACCGAACTTGGAGCACTTGAGAATAGACGAAGCGGATGCTGACAATTTATTCCAATCCCAAAACATACGTTCTCTCTTCAACAATATATCATTTCTTAGTCTGTCTAGGTACGAGAAGGAAGTTTCTACTTTTCCCGATCAG GATGTAGTAGTTACGGCATGTGATCGCATGAAGTACTTCTCTGAGGGGAACACAATAAGCACACCAAAGCTTCGAAAAGTGTTAATAGCAGAGAATAATAAAGAATTTTATTGGAGGAAAAACTTGAATGACACCATCAAAAACATGTTTGATGATAAG GTACGTAGTCTCAAGAATTTGAATCTATCAGAACATCCCGAGCTAAAAGAGTTATGGTATGGCCAACTTCAGAATAATATATTCAACAATTTGAAGAAGGTAGTGGTTCACAAGTGTGACTTTTTATCAGATGTGCTCTTTTATCCGAATTTAATAGACATGCTTGTGAATTTGGAAGAATTAGATGTAAGAGACTGTCATTCTCTGGTAGCTGTATTTCATATTGTGAACTCAACATTTTCTGAAGAAACTAAGCCAAGGAAATATTCTCTTTTGAAAAAGTTAACTCTTGGTAGTCTTCCAAATTTGATGCATATTTGGAAGGAAGATCCTAGTACAACTTTGAGCTTTCAAAATCTATGTGATGTCTCTGTTGTGGATTGTCCAAGCTTAAAAAGTCTCTTTCCACTCTCTGTGGCTACAAATATGGTCCAACTTGAAGACCTTGAAGTATTAAGATGTGGAATTGAAGAGATAGTTGATAGTAAAAGAGAGCCAAGGGAGATGATTAAATTTGTGTTTCCTCATTTAAGGAAACTGTGGCTAAGAAATATGTCTAAACTGAGGACATTCTTTTCTTGCATTTATTCTATTCAATGTGAatctttaaaagatttaaatgtgTTCGACTGTCCAAAATTGAGGCTATTTCAGACTACATATCTCAGTTGCCAAGAAAGAACTACGGATGAGAAGATCTCTATCCCTGTGCATCAACCTCTTTTCACAGTTGAAGAG GTACTTCCAAATTTGAATGCTTTGACAGTGAACAATAATGATATTGATGTTATATTGCAAAGCATGTATTCAGAGGACCAATACAACAAACTTGAACGTCTGAGAGTGACCACATTTGAAAATGAAGGCGCCACATTTCCATATTGGTTTTTTGAAAAAGCAGAGAGTTTGGAATCACTAATTGTTGAATGGAGTTCTTTTATAGAGATATTTCATGATCAGAGAGTTGCTAGTGAGGACGGACAAGTCACAATTAGCACACAGCTAAGGAACCTTACTCTATATCAGCTACATGACCTTCATCATATATGTAAAGAAGGATTTCACATTGACCCCATTCTTCAACATCTTGAAAAGATAGATGTTGATCAGTGTTCTAGTCTGATAAACTTGGTGCCTTCTTCTGTTACCTTTACTTACTTGACACATTTGGAG ATATCATTTTGTAGATTCACACATTTGACCTTGTCTGATTATCCAGAGTTGAGAGACTTTTGGTATGGCAAAGAATATCATAATTTATTTGGCAATTTGAAATCTCTAGTG CCTCATCAGACAAAAGAAATCCCCCCTATTCCTCAAGCACTCTTTTCTATTGAAAAG CTAAGCTGCAACTTATTGGAAGAATTAGCACTAAATGGCAAGGATGCAATGATGATAATCAATGGCCATATGGAAGAAGTTAAATTTCCGAAAGTAAAATTTCTTCGTATGGAATGCGTTCATGACACACAACTTACTTGTTGGAATGATTTGCTTGAAATATTTCCTAATGTAGTGAATCTTCAAGTAAGAACAAGTTCTGTGCAAACATTGTTTCCTGTTGAAGAAACAGCTCATTGCAATACAACAATTGCTCAACAAGTGAAGGAATTGTATCTTAATGATATGGAACATCTCAAACATATTTGGCATGAAGACTTTCTATCTGATCAACTTGTCCCTCGAAATCTTGAGAGTTTAATCATTGATACTTGTCCTAGTATGGTAAACGTCGTTTCATATTCAGTGTCATTCCAAAATTTGAAAGAGTTGTCTGTTGAAAACTGCAAAGGGATGACTCATTTGATAACATCATCCATTGCTAAAAGTTTAGTGCAACTAGAAAGGCTCTTCGTGATCAATTGTGAGATGATAAAGGATGTTGTGAAtgttgatgaagaagaagaagcagaggaaAATATCATATTTGAGAACTTGGAATACTTAAAACTCTCTATTCTGAATAGTTTGAGAAGTTTTTGCTATGGAAAACATGCACTCATATTCCCATCTTTGATAGAGTTCGTTGTTGAAGAATGCCCTCAAATGGAGATTTTTTCACCAGGATCCATTATAGCACCATTTTTGAGGGAAGTTGAAGtggaaaataaaagaaagcgGTGGAAAGATGATCTTAACACTACTATTGAACAATTATTCAAAGAAATTCAG GCATTGATGGATTGA